One segment of Alnus glutinosa chromosome 2, dhAlnGlut1.1, whole genome shotgun sequence DNA contains the following:
- the LOC133859612 gene encoding UDP-glycosyltransferase 83A1-like gives MGNPHILAIPYPAQGHVLPLMEFSQRLVIKHGFMVTFVNTECIHKRVVNVLAEKNHLGDQIHLVSIPDGLDPWEDRTDLGKLSEAIFRVMPRKLEDLIEDINRSEGDHITCVVTDVSMGWALEVAEKMKIPRAAFCPASSATLASIFNIPKLIDSGIINSDGTTTKSQLIHLAPNMPTMSTTNFVWSCIGDLTSQKIIFEVTVKNNNYLKAADWLLCNSSFDLEPAAFGMAPEIIPIGPLLASNRGQNSAGHFWQEDTACLEWLDQQPRRSVVYVAFGSFTVFDQTQFQELALGLELSNRPFLWVVRPDITQGTSYAYPAGFLERVAGRGRLVGWAPQQKVLGHPSIACFLSHCGWNSTIEGVSSGVPFLCWPYFADQPSNESYICDVWKVGLKFNRDERSGIVTQGEIKKKVDKLLCDENFKARALDLQEMAANNVKEGGCSDKNFNNFVEWLKA, from the exons atgGGAAACCCACATATTTTAGCCATACCTTATCCAGCCCAAGGCCATGTACTCCCACTGATGGAGTTCTCGCAACGTTTAGTGATCAAACATGGCTTCATGGTCACGTTTGTGAACACAGAGTGTATTCACAAGCGGGTTGTGAATGTATTGGCAGAAAAGAATCATTTAGGAGATCAAATTCATCTTGTTTCAATCCCAGATGGGCTGGATCCCTGGGAGGACAGAACTGATCTAGGGAAGCTATCTGAAGCAATTTTCCGGGTCATGCCTAGAAAGCTGGAGGATCTCATAGAAGACATCAACAGATCGGAAGGTGATCACATCACTTGTGTCGTTACTGATGTTAGCATGGGGTGGGCTCTGGAAGTTGCAGAGAAGATGAAAATCCCGAGAGCTGCCTTCTGCCCTGCTTCAAGTGCAACACTGGCCTCGATCTTTAATATCCCCAAGCTGATTGACAGTGGAATCATCAACAGTGATG GAACTACAACAAAAAGCCAGCTGATCCACTTGGCACCAAACATGCCCACGATGAGCACAACAAACTTTGTTTGGAGCTGCATCGGTGACTTAACCAGCCAGAAAATTATTTTCGAAGTTACTGTTAAAAACAACAACTATCTGAAAGCCGCTGACTGGCTGCTTTGCAACTCGTCCTTTGACCTTGAGCCAGCAGCATTCGGCATGGCTCCAGAGATTATACCAATAGGCCCACTTTTGGCAAGCAACCGAGGCCAGAATTCAGCAGGGCACTTCTGGCAGGAAGACACGGCTTGCTTAGAATGGCTCGACCAACAGCCACGGCGCTCAGTCGTATATGTTGCATTTGGCAGCTTCACAGTTTTTGACCAGACCCAATTCCAGGAACTGGCTCTAGGCCTTGAACTATCAAACAGGCCGTTCCTATGGGTTGTGAGGCCAGACATCACCCAAGGGACAAGTTATGCATATCCGGCAGGATTCCTAGAAAGAGTAGCCGGCCGGGGAAGGTTGGTCGGCTGGGCACCTCAACAGAAAGTTCTGGGCCATCCTTCCATTGCTTGCTTCTTGAGCCATTGCGGTTGGAACTCAACAATAGAAGGTGTAAGCAGCGGGGTCCCTTTCTTGTGCTGGCCTTACTTTGCTGACCAGCCTTCTAATGAGAGCTACATCTGTGATGTTTGGAAGGTTGGGTTGAAGTTTAACCGAGACGAAAGATCAGGGATTGTTACGCAAGGAGAGATCAAGAAGAAGGTGGATAAACTGCTTTGTGATGAAAACTTCAAAGCAAGGGCTTTGGATCTCCAGGAAATGGCTGCAAACAATGTCAAAGAAGGTGGCTGCTCTGAcaaaaatttcaacaacttCGTCGAATGGCTTAAGGCATAg
- the LOC133861631 gene encoding UDP-glycosyltransferase 83A1-like: MGIGHVLVLPCPAQSAVNALMRFSREMAKHGFKITFVNTEFIHKSIVSAMPEEGMRSLMDSNINLVSIPDSLEIEGKNMGSLMEVMSRTMPGGVEELIKGINASNGDENITCIVADGVLGWAMELANKMGIRGVMYWCVAAAVFALQMSVPNLIHDGILDADGFSTKKVERIQLSPGIPAIETSNLPWAAMPMADPSKQKILFHFMTRNMEPCKLADWWLCNTAYELEPASVALFPKLLPIGPLLENDQTGQFRQEDSSCLSWLDRQAPCSVIYISFGSVANLDPVQFQELALGLKLTNRPFLWAVDQRNIDRAKNEFPDESEGACTKIVDWAPQTKVLAHPAVACFISHCGWSSITEAISNGVPFLCWPLFLDQFLDKSYICEEWKVGLGFDQAENGVVLRGEVAKKVEQLLSNESIRARALELKETMLKTTAKGGQSSKNFNNFVKWLKQ, from the exons ATGGGCATTGGACATGTTCTGGTCCTACCATGTCCAGCACAAAGCGCCGTGAACGCCCTAATGCGTTTCTCTCGAGAAATGGCAAAACATGGTTTCAAAATCACATTTGTAAACACGGAGTTCATTCACAAGAGTATAGTCTCTGCAATGCCTGAGGAGGGCATGCGCAGCCTCATGGATTCAAACATTAATCTCGTGTCTATCCCGGACAGCTtggaaattgaaggaaaaaatatGGGCAGCTTAATGGAAGTCATGTCACGGACCATGCCAGGAGGAGTTGAGGAGCTCATAAAAGGTATCAATGCATCAAATGGTGATGAAAACATTACATGTATTGTAGCCGATGGGGTGTTGGGTTGGGCCATGGAACTCGCCAATAAGATGGGAATTAGAGGAGTTATGTATTGGTGTGTGGCAGCTGCTGTTTTTGCCTTGCAAATGAGCGTACCAAACCTGATTCATGATGGGATTCTAGACGCTGATG GATTCTCAACCAAAAAAGTAGAGCGTATTCAACTGTCGCCGGGCATTCCTGCAATCGAAACGTCAAATCTTCCATGGGCCGCGATGCCCATGGCCGATCCAAGCAAACAGaagattttatttcattttatgacACGAAACATGGAACCTTGCAAACTAGCAGATTGGTGGCTTTGTAACACAGCTTATGAGCTTGAGCCTGCATCAGTTGCTTTGTTTCCAAAGCTCCTGCCCATTGGTCCCCTGCTAGAAAACGACCAAACTGGACAATTTCGGCAAGAAGACTCATCTTGCCTCAGCTGGCTCGATCGACAAGCACCTTGCTCAGTCATATATATTTCATTCGGTAGCGTTGCAAATTTGGACCCTGTCCAATTCCAAGAACTAGCTCTTGGACTTAAGCTCACCAATAGGCCTTTCCTTTGGGCGGTAGATCAAAGAAACATCGATAGGGCGAAGAATGAATTTCCAGATGAATCTGAAGGAGCTTGTACCAAGATTGTCGACTGGGCACCTCAAACAAAGGTCTTAGCTCACCCTGCCGTTGCTTGTTTTATTAGCCACTGCGGCTGGAGTTCTATCACCGAAGCTATAAGCAATGGCGTCCCTTTTCTGTGCTGGCCTCTGTTCTTAGACCAATTTCTTGACAAGAGCTATATTTGTGAAGAGTGGAAGGTTGGACTGGGTTTTGACCAGGCTGAAAATGGAGTCGTATTGCGGGGTGAAGTGGCGAAGAAGGTGGAGCAACTGCTTAGCAATGAATCTATAAGAGCAAGAGCGCTGGAGCTTAAAGAAACCATGTTGAAAACAACGGCAAAAGGTGGTCAGTCTTCGAAGAATTTCAACAACTTCGTCAAATGGCTCAAGCAATAG
- the LOC133860538 gene encoding uncharacterized protein LOC133860538: MVNTRSETNRVPRDDRNARDEGNSNDPQFTRLNERMEQMAKSIEDLATMNAVLQARVPELHRTVTDLGNREKGSRVEGSGEPNKEEEVPGNPPPAQPEAARAVQGMIARLEQRCNVLTAAIQRNDKGKASLVENLLQKTTSPFTEEVENICLPEKFKVPEIPFYTGLEDPVEHLDNFRAHMDLHQTPEMVAYRAFPLTLSGNAHDWFRSLPPNSIRHFEDLGRMFLTQFMARRGIRKDGALMADIARKPPQNLDGFMSKVEKCINQEETLRALLGPEQTRLSTSRNPKNKNLRKEERKRVPEEEARPKRDQESLRGHNWTPLNAPIMDVLLEIKRDPMYRKPRPVLANPHSRYADQYCAFHDTTGHRTGISLRLLIERFIENGKLVCFLADQRIQQDPEHGNRPHQNRFHQDQNNPRDDGGRNQERGRESERKPNPRAARERSRSRARPVRQENLPEIQTISGGFGGGRKSSSARKAYARLAFEQMKIDRSKVIPVRHSLVGFTGEQVLPLGSIELPVTAGMYPRQRTVMVRFLIIDRPSAYNAILGRTALNEFRAVTSTPHLSMKFPTEEGVGVEKGDQRMARECYNTSLKKLPEATRLGEKKKDEEK; the protein is encoded by the exons ATGGTGAATACTAGATCAGAAACCAACAGAGTGCCCCGGGATGACCGAAATGCCCGAGACGAAGGAAACTCTAACGATCCCCAATTCACTCGCTTGAATGAAAGAATGGAGCAGATGGCCAAGAGCATCGAGGATTTGGCCACTATGAATGCTGTCCTCCAGGCCCGAGTTCCAGAACTTCATCGAACTGTCACTGACCTAGGAAACCGAGAGAAAGGCAGCCGGGTCGAAGGCTCTGGGGAGccgaacaaagaagaagaagtcccAGGAAACCCTCCCCCTGCTCAACCTGAGGCGGCAAGGGCGGTACAAGGCATGATCGCCCGATTGGAACAAAGATGCAATGTTCTGACCGCAGCTATTCAACGGAACGATAAGGGGAAAGCTTCCCTGGTAGAAAACCTTTTGCAGAAGACCACCTCTCCATTCACCGAGGAGGTGGAAAATATTTGCCTTCCCGAGAAGTTCAAAGTCCCAGAGATCCCATTTTATACGGGCCTTGAAGATCCCGTGGAGCACCTAGATAATTTTAGAGCCCACATGGATCTCCATCAAACACCCGAGATGGTGGCCTACCGAGCATTCCCTCTGACCCTCTCGGGCAATGCCCACGATTGGTTCAGGAGCCTCCCGCCAAATTCCATTCGTCATTTCGAGGACCTCGGTAGGATGTTCCTGACGCAGTTTATGGCCAGAAGG GGAATCCGAAAAGATGGAGCCCTAATGGCTGATATAGCCCGGAAGCCCCCTCAGAATTTAGATGGCTTTATGAGTAAAGTCGAGAAGTGCATTAACCAGGAGGAGACACTCCGAGCTCTATTGGGACCCGAGCAAACTCGCCTATCCACCTCCAGGaatccaaaaaataagaatCTTCGGAAGGAAGAACGGAAGCGGGTTCCAGAAGAAGAGGCTAGGCCAAAGCGGGATCAGGAGTCCCTAAGAGGTCACAACTGGACACCCCTCAATGCACCCATTATGGATGTTCTCCTGGAGATAAAGCGAGACCCGATGTACCGAAAACCCAGACCGGTGCTCGCAAATCCGCATTCACGATACGCCGACCAGTATTGTGCGTTTCATGATACTACCGGGCATCGCACAGGCATATCCTTGAGACTTCTGATTGAACGCTTCATAGAAAACGGAAAACTTGTCTGTTTCCTTGCAGATCAGAGAATTCAGCAAGACCCGGAGCACGGCAATCGCCCTCATCAGAATCGGTTCCATCAGGATCAAAACAATCCCCGAGATGATGGAGGAAGAAATCAAGAAAGGGGAAGGGAATCGGAACGCAAGCCAAACCCTCGGGCTGCACGAGAAAGAAGTAGGAGCCGAGCCAGACCAGTACGGCAGGAAAACCTTCCAGAGATACAGACGATTTCGGGGGGTTTCGGAGGAGGCAGAAAGTCTAGCTCAGCGCGGAAGGCATATGCAAG GTTAGCCTTCGAGCAAATGAAGATTGATCGAAGTAAGGTGATCCCGGTGAGACATTCGCTTGTGGGATTCACAGGAGAGCAAGTGCTCCCACTCGGGTCCATCGAGCTTCCGGTCACAGCAGGAATGTACCCGAGGCAGAGGACGGTGATGGTTCGGTTCTTAATAATCGACCGACCATCGGCCTACAACGCCATCCTCGGGAGAACAGCTCTCAATGAATTTAGGGCTGTGACCTCAACCCCTCACCTGAGCATGAAATTCCCTACCGAAGAAGGAGTCGGTGTCGAAAAAGGAGACCAGAGGATGGCCCGAGAATGTTATAATACAAGTTTGAAGAAGCTCCCGGAAGCCACGAGACTcggagagaagaaaaaggacgaagaaaaatag